One window from the genome of Leptospira levettii encodes:
- a CDS encoding DUF433 domain-containing protein has translation MDYKSRLSSSPDILLGKPVIKNTRIPVDLILERLGDGMSIEEILEATPGIEREDILACISYSSQVISRESLLAS, from the coding sequence ATGGACTATAAATCTCGACTTTCTTCCTCACCTGATATCTTACTCGGAAAGCCAGTGATTAAAAATACAAGAATTCCAGTAGATTTGATTCTTGAAAGATTAGGTGATGGAATGTCTATCGAAGAAATCCTTGAGGCTACTCCAGGAATCGAGAGAGAGGATATTCTAGCTTGTATTTCCTATTCTAGCCAGGTGATAAGCAGAGAAAGTTTACTTGCAAGTTAA
- a CDS encoding acyl-CoA dehydrogenase family protein, with protein sequence MERILPFTEEHHQFREMARKFFETEVKPHHETWEKNHIVPKEVWRKAGENGLLCPDVPTEYGGSGADFLYNIIIIEESSRVGNSGFFISLHNDVIAPYISTYASDEQKKRWLPKCASGESILAVAMTEPGAGSDLKSLRTSAVDKGDHFVVNGQKTFISNGQLADLIITAVKHDNGTISLVMIEEGMKGFERGRNLDKIGLKAQDTSELYFNDVIVPKENLIGKQGQGFRYLMQKLAQERLVLAVAAVEATRLVQTITLQYIKERKAFGQKIGSFQNTKFKMAEMATELEMAQVFCDKVVMEHMKGENTTAEASMCKWYATEMQKRHTDECLQFFGGYGYMMEYPIARAYLDARIQTIYAGTTEIMKEIIGRSLGL encoded by the coding sequence ATGGAGCGTATCCTCCCCTTTACTGAAGAACACCACCAATTCCGCGAGATGGCTCGGAAATTTTTTGAAACAGAAGTAAAACCTCACCACGAAACATGGGAAAAAAACCATATCGTACCAAAAGAAGTATGGAGAAAGGCCGGAGAAAACGGACTACTCTGCCCCGATGTCCCAACTGAATATGGCGGGTCTGGAGCAGACTTTCTTTACAACATCATCATCATCGAAGAATCCTCTCGTGTCGGGAACAGCGGATTTTTTATCTCCCTTCACAATGATGTGATCGCTCCGTACATTTCGACCTATGCGAGTGACGAACAAAAAAAACGTTGGTTGCCAAAATGTGCCTCAGGGGAATCCATCCTTGCAGTTGCAATGACTGAGCCAGGTGCGGGATCCGATTTAAAATCCCTTCGCACCAGTGCAGTTGATAAGGGTGATCACTTTGTTGTAAATGGACAAAAGACCTTTATCTCGAACGGACAATTGGCAGACCTCATCATCACAGCAGTGAAACATGATAACGGAACCATTTCCCTAGTGATGATTGAAGAAGGGATGAAGGGTTTCGAACGTGGTCGTAACTTAGATAAAATTGGTCTCAAAGCACAAGATACATCTGAATTGTATTTTAATGATGTAATTGTTCCGAAAGAAAACCTCATCGGAAAACAAGGGCAAGGGTTTCGTTACCTCATGCAAAAATTGGCACAAGAACGATTGGTTCTTGCAGTGGCAGCAGTGGAAGCAACAAGACTTGTCCAAACCATTACCCTCCAATACATCAAAGAAAGAAAAGCATTCGGTCAAAAAATTGGGTCTTTCCAAAACACAAAATTCAAAATGGCAGAAATGGCAACTGAGTTAGAAATGGCACAAGTATTCTGTGACAAAGTAGTCATGGAACACATGAAAGGTGAAAACACGACTGCAGAAGCATCTATGTGCAAATGGTATGCGACAGAGATGCAAAAACGCCATACAGACGAATGCCTACAATTCTTTGGTGGTTATGGTTATATGATGGAGTATCCAATTGCAAGAGCATACCTCGATGCAAGGATACAAACCATTTATGCAGGGACCACTGAGATCATGAAAGAAATCATTGGTAGAAGTTTGGGTTTATAG